The Peribacillus simplex genome contains a region encoding:
- a CDS encoding HAD family hydrolase, producing the protein MIKAVIFDFDGLILDTETAWYEAYKETMAFYKSDLPLEHFVKCIGTDNTELNQYFKDQLGESCNIEEIESRAKSFHEVKMKTSQAREGVKDYLEEAKNNGYKIALASSSTKEWVTHHLGELGLLNYFEVLITGDDVEKVKPAPDLYVKAIEVLGIRPSEAVAFEDSLNGLQAALTAGLKCVIVPNPVTEALAFENHHLRLRSMMDKSLSDVIKHIEQ; encoded by the coding sequence ATGATTAAAGCAGTTATTTTCGACTTTGATGGTTTAATTTTAGACACAGAAACGGCTTGGTATGAGGCTTATAAAGAAACGATGGCTTTTTATAAATCTGATTTGCCCCTCGAACATTTCGTAAAATGTATCGGAACGGATAATACTGAACTTAATCAGTACTTCAAGGATCAGCTGGGGGAAAGTTGCAATATTGAAGAAATTGAATCCAGAGCAAAAAGCTTTCATGAAGTCAAAATGAAAACATCACAGGCACGTGAAGGTGTAAAGGATTATTTAGAAGAAGCAAAAAACAATGGATATAAAATCGCCCTCGCTTCAAGCTCGACAAAAGAGTGGGTCACTCATCATCTGGGGGAACTTGGGCTGTTAAACTATTTTGAAGTTCTCATTACAGGGGATGATGTTGAAAAAGTAAAACCTGCGCCTGATTTGTATGTAAAGGCAATTGAAGTCCTGGGCATTCGGCCTTCAGAAGCCGTGGCGTTTGAAGATTCGTTAAATGGGCTTCAAGCGGCCCTGACGGCGGGATTAAAGTGTGTAATCGTTCCTAATCCCGTGACTGAAGCTTTAGCTTTTGAAAATCATCATTTACGCCTCCGATCCATGATGGATAAGAGCTTGTCTGACGTTATAAAACATATTGAGCAATAA
- a CDS encoding ABC transporter ATP-binding protein: protein MSESVLKVQSLTKKIGKATIVDNVSFEIKSNEIFGLLGPNGAGKTTIIRMITGLINRTGGTVMINGSDLDNDFEGAMNQLGAIVENPEFYKYMTGRKNILHYARMSSNDISNERIEEVIKLVKLDHAIDKKVKTYSLGMRQRLGVAQAILHKPKLLIFDEPTNGLDPQGIREFRDYLKVLASEGVGILISSHLLSEMQLMCDSFAVIEKGKLIHTKEHIVDEKTETINEVSFTVSDGKLAKKILQEQFRDITILKFDAKTISVSATREQTANINRSFIENQLDVYEIGITRKSLEDKFFEITEQEMRESV, encoded by the coding sequence ATGTCTGAATCGGTTCTTAAGGTTCAATCCTTAACTAAAAAAATTGGAAAAGCAACCATCGTGGACAATGTTAGCTTTGAAATAAAAAGTAATGAAATATTTGGTTTGCTTGGTCCGAATGGTGCTGGTAAGACCACTATCATCCGTATGATCACAGGTCTCATCAACCGTACGGGCGGCACTGTCATGATCAATGGCAGTGACCTCGATAATGATTTCGAAGGTGCAATGAATCAATTGGGGGCCATTGTTGAAAACCCGGAGTTTTATAAGTACATGACAGGCAGAAAGAATATCCTCCATTATGCCCGAATGTCATCCAATGACATATCCAATGAGAGAATAGAAGAGGTCATCAAGCTTGTCAAACTGGATCATGCCATCGATAAGAAGGTTAAAACCTATTCATTAGGGATGCGCCAGCGCTTAGGCGTGGCACAGGCCATTTTACATAAACCGAAGTTATTGATTTTTGATGAACCGACGAATGGTTTGGATCCACAAGGGATTCGCGAGTTTCGTGATTATTTGAAAGTACTGGCAAGTGAAGGCGTCGGGATATTGATTTCATCACATTTACTATCGGAAATGCAATTGATGTGCGATAGTTTTGCCGTTATTGAAAAGGGAAAACTGATACATACGAAAGAACATATTGTTGATGAAAAAACCGAAACGATCAATGAAGTTTCATTCACTGTCAGTGATGGGAAGCTAGCTAAGAAAATCCTTCAAGAACAGTTTAGGGATATTACGATTCTGAAATTTGATGCGAAGACAATCTCCGTATCGGCCACTCGGGAACAAACGGCCAATATAAATAGGAGTTTTATTGAAAATCAGCTCGATGTCTATGAAATTGGCATTACTAGAAAATCACTGGAAGACAAATTCTTTGAAATCACTGAGCAGGAAATGAGGGAGTCTGTATGA
- a CDS encoding response regulator, protein MIRIVIAENQQMLLEAISSLLNLEEDIEIVGQASNGEEAMALVHQLQPDVCILDMEMPVMSGLEAAEALKSFECKVVIITTFRRTGYFQLALKANISGYLLKDSPGEELACSIRGIMDGKRIYSPELIDESPSNNGREMGVLGLLADGQSKMEASNKQSDTMGTVRKYFSTIKDKMKLPAG, encoded by the coding sequence ATGATTCGAATTGTCATTGCAGAGAATCAGCAAATGCTATTAGAGGCAATAAGTTCTCTACTCAATCTTGAAGAAGATATAGAAATTGTCGGGCAAGCCAGTAATGGAGAAGAAGCGATGGCCCTTGTACACCAATTACAGCCTGATGTGTGTATTTTGGATATGGAGATGCCTGTAATGAGCGGACTTGAGGCAGCGGAAGCATTAAAGTCATTTGAATGCAAAGTGGTCATTATAACGACATTTCGAAGGACTGGTTATTTTCAACTCGCATTAAAGGCTAATATAAGTGGTTATTTATTGAAGGATAGCCCTGGTGAAGAGTTAGCCTGCTCGATTCGCGGCATAATGGACGGCAAGCGAATATACTCCCCGGAACTTATAGATGAGTCTCCCAGCAATAATGGCCGGGAAATGGGAGTGTTAGGGCTGTTAGCAGATGGTCAATCCAAAATGGAAGCGTCTAATAAGCAAAGCGACACAATGGGGACGGTAAGGAAATATTTTTCGACCATCAAGGATAAAATGAAGTTACCGGCTGGTTAG
- a CDS encoding DMT family transporter, translating into MKKIALLQLTLAMTIFGSVGFFSGLSGLPALELVFVRCICAAIFLCAAWMITGHFKNEIWNSREVMLIIFCAVANLLNWIFLFKSFELISVTIAISLYHLAPIIVLIIGSFIFREKMSLFSILAISLCFIGTLFIMGTDGFRSSTPEWEGIIYGIIAAFFYAATMLLGKSISKTSVYATTFLQMFIGFLLLIPFVDFSVYTTLKSSEWFYTVLTGIIHTGVVYLLFFNSIRHLPTNVVSFMIFVDPAVAILLDILLSGFQPDRIQILGITLIFIGVLYSLKTARPTENDAIQKRPHTM; encoded by the coding sequence ATGAAAAAAATAGCACTTCTTCAACTGACTCTAGCCATGACGATCTTTGGTTCTGTCGGTTTCTTTTCAGGACTATCAGGACTTCCTGCATTGGAATTGGTTTTTGTCCGCTGCATTTGTGCTGCCATTTTCTTATGTGCAGCATGGATGATTACAGGACATTTCAAGAACGAAATATGGAATTCCAGAGAGGTAATGCTCATCATTTTCTGCGCAGTGGCCAACTTGTTAAACTGGATATTCCTCTTTAAATCTTTCGAGCTGATATCCGTGACAATAGCCATTTCGCTCTATCATTTAGCACCGATCATTGTACTCATTATCGGGAGCTTCATCTTCAGGGAGAAAATGAGTTTATTCTCCATCCTGGCCATTTCACTTTGCTTCATTGGCACATTATTCATTATGGGAACAGATGGATTTCGATCATCAACCCCTGAATGGGAAGGGATCATTTATGGAATCATTGCTGCATTTTTCTATGCGGCAACCATGCTTTTAGGAAAGAGCATTTCAAAGACAAGTGTATACGCGACCACCTTTCTGCAAATGTTCATTGGATTTCTATTACTGATCCCTTTTGTCGATTTTTCAGTCTACACAACGCTAAAATCTTCCGAATGGTTTTATACGGTACTTACTGGCATCATCCATACAGGCGTCGTGTATCTGCTGTTTTTTAATAGTATCCGTCACTTGCCTACAAATGTAGTTTCTTTCATGATTTTTGTCGATCCGGCAGTGGCCATCCTTTTGGATATTCTGCTTTCAGGATTTCAACCGGACAGGATTCAAATCTTGGGCATTACATTGATATTTATTGGGGTGCTCTATTCACTTAAGACGGCAAGACCGACTGAAAATGATGCCATTCAAAAAAGGCCGCACACAATGTGA
- a CDS encoding LysM peptidoglycan-binding domain-containing protein: MVGLLFIYLFPTNGTSSSKTLYIGSVKVDNTKVFSSPKLGSTQLKTLKKGEEFPVISSSVGDSAGPIIHKVKAGNTLWKVANQYGVSVSELQKENKLTSTEINIGQNLKIPQKYKIHKVVSGDTLWKISTKYKVTTSDLTKLNNLHTVTLKVGQKLKIPDYYYQVQLLDGKKGWIKASQLQKKAQKPIVMGWTHNGSKENYTQQIKQPNLNVVSPRSYTLTDSGNFVSISADAKFVQNAHKQGKQVWQLIGNQFDPVLTGSVLGNTKKRQKLVSALRDSLVKTKSDGINVDFENIDPKNKKDFVLFIGELKKALKPHGIKVSVDVTRENEDPFWSKSLDRKALGKIADYIIIMGYDEHWGGSPVAGSVSSLPWIKEGTKLLMKEVPAHKIILAVPFYTREWVTDLSTKKVKSHDRTMAEVNKIISSHKLKRVWDKKAQQNYVEYTSNGEKHQIWIEDEKSMKLRIDLAKQNHLGGVSAWYLGSETPDIWDVYHFNQ, translated from the coding sequence ATGGTAGGCCTTCTTTTTATATACCTCTTTCCGACCAATGGTACTTCATCAAGTAAAACCCTTTACATAGGTTCTGTTAAAGTGGACAATACAAAAGTTTTCAGTTCTCCTAAATTAGGTTCCACTCAATTAAAGACATTAAAAAAGGGCGAGGAGTTTCCCGTCATTTCTTCTTCCGTTGGGGATTCCGCGGGGCCTATCATTCATAAAGTAAAGGCTGGAAACACATTATGGAAAGTAGCAAATCAATATGGTGTTTCAGTAAGTGAGTTACAAAAAGAAAATAAATTAACTTCGACCGAAATAAATATTGGCCAAAACCTGAAGATTCCCCAGAAATATAAGATCCATAAGGTTGTATCAGGAGATACATTGTGGAAGATTTCTACTAAATATAAGGTAACCACAAGTGATTTGACGAAATTAAACAACTTACATACGGTTACACTTAAAGTAGGCCAGAAATTGAAGATTCCGGATTATTACTACCAAGTTCAATTGCTTGATGGTAAAAAGGGATGGATAAAGGCATCCCAGCTTCAAAAAAAGGCGCAAAAACCTATTGTCATGGGCTGGACGCATAATGGATCGAAAGAAAACTACACCCAACAAATTAAACAGCCCAATTTAAATGTAGTTTCTCCCCGTTCCTATACGCTGACGGATTCCGGTAATTTCGTTTCCATTTCTGCGGATGCAAAATTCGTCCAAAACGCCCATAAACAAGGAAAACAAGTTTGGCAGCTTATCGGTAATCAATTTGACCCTGTCTTAACTGGTTCTGTACTAGGCAATACAAAAAAACGCCAGAAATTAGTTTCAGCTTTGCGTGATTCACTTGTTAAAACTAAAAGTGATGGAATAAATGTGGATTTTGAAAACATCGATCCAAAAAACAAGAAAGACTTCGTACTTTTCATAGGCGAACTGAAAAAGGCACTAAAACCCCATGGAATTAAAGTATCCGTCGATGTCACCCGAGAAAATGAAGACCCTTTTTGGTCAAAAAGTCTGGATAGGAAAGCACTTGGCAAAATAGCGGACTACATCATCATAATGGGTTATGACGAGCATTGGGGAGGGAGCCCGGTAGCCGGGTCCGTTTCCTCGTTACCTTGGATCAAAGAAGGAACCAAGCTTTTAATGAAAGAAGTACCTGCCCATAAGATCATATTGGCCGTACCATTTTATACGAGAGAATGGGTAACCGATTTATCGACCAAAAAAGTGAAAAGCCACGACCGTACCATGGCTGAAGTCAACAAAATCATTTCATCTCATAAACTTAAAAGGGTATGGGATAAAAAGGCTCAACAAAATTACGTGGAGTACACTTCCAACGGGGAAAAGCACCAAATATGGATAGAAGATGAAAAATCGATGAAGCTCCGTATTGACCTGGCAAAACAAAATCATCTAGGCGGTGTATCTGCTTGGTACCTTGGATCAGAAACCCCTGACATTTGGGATGTCTATCATTTTAATCAATAG
- a CDS encoding zinc ribbon domain-containing protein produces the protein MNEKGCMKCGSNDAAKKDVAMTGTGLSKMFDVQNNQFTVVYCKNCGYSEFYNRQSSAGSNLLDLFLG, from the coding sequence ATGAACGAAAAGGGTTGTATGAAATGCGGAAGCAATGATGCTGCTAAGAAGGATGTAGCCATGACAGGAACAGGCTTGTCAAAAATGTTCGATGTCCAGAATAATCAATTTACGGTTGTGTATTGCAAAAATTGCGGTTATTCGGAGTTTTATAATAGGCAATCATCGGCAGGCAGTAATCTGCTGGATCTATTCTTAGGATGA
- a CDS encoding ABC transporter permease — MSLVKNEWMKIFSKVSTYIFIAFLLLAALGAAVIDYKLSPDESGKDWKQELKADIQEQEKALEAKEISEDEKAMIMEDINLNKQLLADNINPDLNTNWTYMAEWTTSLTSFVTLFVVIVCSSLVSSEFSDGTIKQLLIRPYKRWKILLSKYITSLLFAALLLASLLIFSYLIGIIFFGNGSYSDKIMDPASFGEFSPVVVGEYFVDMIVYWIPGFLVITTIAFMLSTLFKNQALAVGISIFILFASSTLNMVIQSFIDKYEWLKFVLFPHLDLRGYISGTIEMFDGATLGFSMGVLGIYYLIFLALTFFFFQKKDITN, encoded by the coding sequence ATGTCCTTAGTAAAAAATGAATGGATGAAAATCTTTTCAAAAGTATCAACTTATATATTCATCGCTTTTCTTTTATTGGCAGCATTAGGGGCTGCGGTCATCGATTATAAACTAAGTCCCGACGAATCGGGTAAAGATTGGAAGCAAGAGTTAAAGGCAGATATACAAGAACAGGAAAAGGCTTTGGAAGCTAAGGAAATCAGTGAAGATGAAAAAGCCATGATCATGGAAGATATTAATCTCAACAAGCAACTGCTGGCTGATAATATAAACCCTGACTTAAACACGAATTGGACCTATATGGCGGAATGGACTACATCATTAACATCATTTGTCACTTTATTCGTCGTTATTGTTTGCAGCTCGCTCGTTTCCTCTGAATTTTCGGATGGCACCATTAAACAACTGTTGATCAGGCCTTATAAACGTTGGAAGATTCTACTTTCCAAATATATTACTTCCCTATTATTTGCAGCGTTATTACTTGCGAGCCTACTTATATTCAGTTATCTAATCGGAATCATATTCTTTGGCAATGGTTCGTATTCAGACAAAATCATGGATCCCGCATCTTTCGGTGAATTCAGTCCGGTGGTGGTCGGCGAATATTTCGTGGACATGATCGTATACTGGATACCAGGATTCCTGGTCATCACGACAATCGCTTTCATGTTAAGCACATTATTTAAAAACCAAGCACTTGCAGTAGGTATATCCATTTTCATCCTATTTGCTTCCTCGACATTAAATATGGTCATTCAATCATTCATCGATAAATACGAGTGGTTAAAATTCGTCTTATTCCCCCACCTTGATTTAAGGGGCTATATTTCCGGAACCATAGAAATGTTCGATGGAGCTACACTAGGATTCTCGATGGGTGTACTGGGAATCTATTACCTTATCTTTTTAGCGCTAACTTTCTTCTTCTTCCAGAAAAAAGATATCACGAATTAA
- a CDS encoding GNAT family N-acetyltransferase, producing MGLQTNDEGVRLREVMDSDLPIFFEQQLDPAANYMAAFTSRDPSDKVAFLTHWKNILSNRDIQKMTIIHNGCVAGSILKFEQFGNPEVSYWIGKQYWGKGIATKALLNFLPKVKVRPLYARAAKDNLASIRVLKKCGFERFDEDKGYSHARGEEVEEFILKLES from the coding sequence ATGGGATTGCAAACCAATGACGAAGGAGTACGGCTGCGGGAGGTCATGGATAGTGATCTTCCTATCTTTTTCGAGCAGCAACTGGATCCTGCCGCAAACTATATGGCTGCTTTCACATCCAGGGATCCATCAGACAAAGTGGCGTTTTTGACACACTGGAAGAACATTTTATCGAACCGGGATATTCAAAAAATGACCATAATCCACAACGGATGTGTTGCGGGCAGCATTCTCAAGTTTGAGCAGTTTGGTAACCCTGAAGTGAGTTATTGGATCGGGAAGCAATATTGGGGTAAAGGAATCGCTACAAAGGCACTGCTCAATTTTTTGCCGAAAGTAAAAGTGCGTCCTCTTTATGCCCGGGCAGCCAAGGATAATCTCGCATCCATCAGGGTGCTGAAAAAATGCGGATTTGAAAGATTCGATGAAGACAAAGGATATTCCCATGCAAGAGGGGAAGAGGTTGAAGAATTCATCTTGAAACTTGAATCCTAA
- a CDS encoding fatty acid desaturase: protein MTLQNTKNLRKQIAPFEQSTTKQSIWQIVNTLGPFIILWYLAYISLSVSYWLALIPAVFAAGFLTRIFIIFHDCTHHSFFKNRRANRTVGTIMGVLTLFPFDQWGHEHSVHHATSGNLDKRGTGDIWTLTVDEYLAAPLKLRLAYRFYRNPLVMFGLGPIYVFLLKNRFNRKGARKKEKMNTYLTNVIIVALVALLCLAVGWQSFLLVQGSIFMISGSVGIWLFYVQHTFEDSYFEENEEWEYVLAAVEGSSFYKLPKLMQFLTGNIGYHHVHHLSPRVPNYKLEMAHNNTQPLENVPTITLATSLRSLRFRLWDEESKNFVSFKDIKYLSKKSVPVQVKSEL from the coding sequence ATGACCTTGCAAAATACGAAAAACTTGAGAAAACAGATTGCTCCTTTTGAACAATCAACGACTAAGCAAAGTATATGGCAGATCGTCAATACCTTGGGGCCATTCATCATTTTATGGTACCTAGCATATATAAGTCTTTCCGTTTCTTATTGGTTAGCTTTAATTCCAGCTGTGTTTGCTGCTGGCTTCTTGACAAGGATATTCATCATTTTTCATGATTGTACGCATCATTCATTTTTCAAAAACCGCCGTGCGAATAGAACAGTCGGTACGATCATGGGTGTTTTGACTTTATTCCCGTTTGATCAATGGGGACATGAGCATTCTGTGCATCACGCAACAAGCGGCAATTTGGATAAGCGGGGTACAGGGGATATTTGGACCCTTACGGTGGATGAGTATTTGGCTGCACCGCTTAAACTTCGTTTAGCCTATCGTTTTTATCGCAATCCATTGGTTATGTTTGGTTTGGGCCCAATTTATGTTTTCCTTCTTAAAAACAGATTTAACCGTAAAGGTGCTAGAAAGAAGGAAAAGATGAATACGTATTTGACGAATGTAATCATCGTCGCATTAGTGGCATTGCTTTGCCTGGCAGTAGGCTGGCAGTCGTTCCTTCTGGTACAAGGTTCCATCTTCATGATTTCTGGTTCAGTGGGCATTTGGCTGTTTTACGTCCAGCATACATTCGAGGACTCTTATTTTGAAGAGAATGAGGAGTGGGAATATGTATTGGCGGCAGTGGAAGGAAGTTCTTTTTATAAGCTTCCAAAACTGATGCAGTTCCTTACTGGCAATATCGGTTACCATCATGTTCACCATTTAAGTCCAAGGGTACCTAACTATAAATTGGAAATGGCGCACAATAATACGCAGCCTTTAGAGAACGTTCCAACGATTACTCTTGCGACAAGCTTGCGCTCACTCCGTTTCCGTTTATGGGATGAGGAATCCAAGAATTTTGTTAGCTTCAAAGACATTAAATATTTATCGAAAAAAAGTGTTCCCGTTCAAGTGAAATCTGAACTGTAA
- the argS gene encoding arginine--tRNA ligase, which translates to MSMNKPIAELISTALNNEMPASEIEKLMEKPKLMELGDVAFPCFTLAKKFKKTPQVIASEIAQQLNSELIQEVNVVGGYLNIFVNQQMVTENVLQSILREKEQYGSMQPVQENVVIDYSSPNIAKPFSMGHLRSTVIGNALANIAEKNGYNAVRINHLGDWGTQFGKLIVAYKLWGDKEAIEASPIQELLKIYVKFHERAETDESLNEQARASFKSLEDGDEEALALWKWFRDASLKEFETIYDLLGIRFDSYAGEAFYNDKMDAVVGELKEKGLLTLSEGAYVVQLEDMPPCLITKTDGATLYATRDLAAAMYRKKQYGAKKTFYVVGNEQSLHFKQLFNVIEKMGYDWSKDLQHVAFGMMLKDGKKMSTRKGKVVLLADVLAEAIETAKRNIEEKNQALEQKELVARQVGVGAVIFNDLKNNRMNDIDFSLEQMMNFEGETGPYVQYTFARISSLLEKGEFKEQAITFEALGEYAWPVIQLLEQYPIIVQKSFEQADPSQIAKFSLHLSRAFNKYYAHTKILVEDELKQMKLSFAFSVAIVLKDALSLLGISAPNKM; encoded by the coding sequence ATGTCGATGAATAAGCCAATTGCAGAATTGATTTCAACTGCTTTGAACAATGAAATGCCAGCAAGTGAAATAGAAAAGTTAATGGAAAAGCCTAAATTGATGGAGTTAGGTGATGTCGCCTTTCCATGCTTTACTCTTGCAAAAAAATTCAAAAAAACGCCTCAAGTGATTGCATCTGAAATAGCCCAACAATTAAACAGTGAGTTGATCCAAGAAGTGAACGTTGTGGGTGGTTATCTGAATATCTTCGTCAATCAACAGATGGTGACGGAAAACGTGCTGCAATCGATATTAAGGGAAAAGGAACAGTATGGTTCAATGCAGCCTGTACAGGAAAATGTCGTGATTGATTACTCTTCCCCGAACATCGCCAAGCCTTTTTCCATGGGACACTTACGCTCAACGGTCATAGGGAATGCACTGGCTAACATTGCCGAAAAAAATGGCTACAATGCCGTGCGTATCAATCATTTGGGAGATTGGGGCACGCAATTCGGCAAGTTGATCGTCGCGTATAAGCTGTGGGGCGACAAAGAGGCAATCGAAGCTTCGCCGATTCAGGAATTATTGAAAATCTATGTGAAGTTCCATGAAAGAGCTGAAACGGATGAATCGTTGAATGAACAAGCACGCGCAAGCTTCAAGTCGCTTGAAGACGGCGACGAGGAAGCACTGGCATTGTGGAAATGGTTCAGGGATGCGTCTTTAAAAGAATTCGAGACGATTTATGATTTATTGGGCATCCGTTTTGATTCCTATGCCGGCGAGGCGTTTTACAATGACAAAATGGATGCTGTTGTCGGGGAACTAAAAGAAAAAGGCTTGCTTACCCTATCCGAAGGTGCCTATGTCGTGCAATTGGAAGATATGCCGCCTTGTTTGATTACGAAAACCGATGGGGCGACACTTTATGCCACGCGTGATTTGGCTGCAGCCATGTATCGTAAAAAACAGTACGGGGCCAAGAAAACATTTTATGTTGTCGGAAACGAACAATCCCTGCACTTTAAGCAACTTTTTAACGTCATTGAAAAAATGGGATATGATTGGTCAAAAGATTTGCAGCATGTAGCATTTGGCATGATGTTAAAAGACGGCAAGAAAATGTCGACACGTAAAGGGAAAGTCGTGCTGCTTGCGGATGTATTGGCAGAGGCGATCGAAACTGCGAAGCGCAATATCGAAGAAAAAAATCAAGCGCTTGAACAGAAGGAACTGGTTGCAAGACAGGTTGGTGTCGGAGCTGTAATCTTTAATGATTTAAAAAATAACCGCATGAACGATATTGATTTTTCATTAGAGCAAATGATGAATTTTGAGGGAGAAACGGGTCCATATGTACAGTACACATTTGCGCGAATTTCCTCATTGCTTGAAAAAGGTGAATTTAAAGAGCAGGCCATCACTTTTGAAGCTTTAGGAGAATATGCGTGGCCGGTCATCCAGCTGTTGGAGCAATACCCGATCATTGTCCAAAAATCATTTGAACAAGCCGATCCATCACAAATCGCGAAATTCAGCCTGCATTTATCGCGTGCATTCAATAAGTATTATGCACATACGAAAATCTTGGTTGAAGATGAATTGAAACAAATGAAGCTCTCATTCGCTTTTTCCGTAGCGATTGTATTAAAGGATGCGCTTAGTTTATTGGGAATTTCAGCGCCGAATAAAATGTAA